In the genome of Actinomycetota bacterium, the window GCGGGCGACGGCTCGTTCGACGACGTTGCGGTGCCGGTAGCGCACGGGATCGACCACCGGTGGCCGGCCGCCCCGAGTGCCCCGGCGAGCCCGGACCTGGCGCTGGTCAGACCGCTCAGGGATGGTATGGGCGATCCGCCGCTGGCGCAGCAGCCGCCGACACGTCGTGTAGCTGTAACCCCGGTCGGCGATCAGGTGCGTGGGACGCTTGCGGGGCCGACCCGGCCCCGGCCTGGGCACCCGGATCGTCTCGAGCAGCGATTCCAGCTGCGTGCTCTCATGGCGCTGGCCGGCGGTGACCAACATCGCCAGCGGCCGGCCGCGGCCATCACAAGCCAGATGCAGCTTGGTCGTCAGCCCGCCCCGGCTGCGGCCCAGGGCCTGGTCCGTCTCAGCGCCGACCCTAGGTAGTTTGGTGATCCCCTTTCCGGGCGCCGGCGGCGTGCTGGTGGGCCCGCACCACGGTGGCATCGACCACCACGTCCCAGTCGATCTCACCCACCGCGTCGGACTTGGTCTGGGCGTGGGCCAGGAGTTGCTGCCAGGTGCCGTCAGCCTGCCAGCGGCGGAACCGCTCATAACAGGTTTGCCAAGGGCCATAGCGTTCGGGTAGGTCCCGCCACGGCACGCCAGTGGCCAGCTTCCAAGATCCCGTTCACAACGCGGCGATGCTCAGCCCACTGGCCGCCTGGTCGACCACCGGCCGGCAGCAGCGGGGCGATCTCAGCCCAGGCCTGATCGGTGAGTTCGTGGCGGCGGACCACGCGACCTCCCACATCGAGGAGCTGACAGCCGCCCGAACCTACAACACCAACCGTCAGACAGGCCCTAGTTGCTGTGTCTAGCCTGCCCGAGATGAGCAGCGGCCGCCGGAACCCTGGATGGGGGTCGGCTGGGGGGGGGCCGGGGCGTGGCTGGCGGCTGGTCGCCACTCTGGCGGTGATGCCGCAGGTGTGGGGGTGTATTACGACGCCGAACGGGACCTGGTGCTGGCCAGCGACATGAACACCGGCCTCGCGGTCGGCGCCCAGGTCGCCTGACCCTGCTGGCGATCGCCGAGCTGGCCTGCCCGTGATCGCCCACCAGACGGACGTGGCGGCCGTCGAGAGGTGACTTGGACCCGGCGACGCGCCGCTACACTCCCTGCATGGGAAGCTGCTGTCCCTCTCGCGACTATCACCGCTTCTTCAACCAGCGGTTCGCCCAGAGGCTCGCCAACCGGTACCAGAAGCGCGGACTCGATAAGACCGCCCAGACGATGGTCCAGTTCCTGCGCGCGCTCGGCCTCGAGGGGGCCAGCGTGCTGGAGGTCGGCGGCGGCGTGGGCGAGATCCAGATCGAGCTGCTCCAGGCGGGCGCGGCCCGGGCCCAGAACCTGGAGCTCTCCCCCGCCTACGAGGAACAGGCACGCGCGCTGGCCGAGCAGGCCGGGGTCCAGGGGCGCCTCGACTGGCGCATCCACGACCTCGCCCAGGACCCTGGGGCGGTGGCGCCGGCCGACCTGGTGGTCCTGCACCGGGTGGTGTGCTGCTATCCGGACTATGAGCGCCTGCTGGGCGCTGCCGCCGACCATGCCCGGC includes:
- a CDS encoding methyltransferase domain-containing protein, with translation MGSCCPSRDYHRFFNQRFAQRLANRYQKRGLDKTAQTMVQFLRALGLEGASVLEVGGGVGEIQIELLQAGAARAQNLELSPAYEEQARALAEQAGVQGRLDWRIHDLAQDPGAVAPADLVVLHRVVCCYPDYERLLGAAADHARRALVFSYPPRNPLSRAFYRGFNLVMRLTRSSFRGFAHPPGAMLAVLEEHGLRRTYRSRSRIWQISGMERAS